The following are from one region of the Vitis riparia cultivar Riparia Gloire de Montpellier isolate 1030 chromosome 9, EGFV_Vit.rip_1.0, whole genome shotgun sequence genome:
- the LOC117922545 gene encoding peroxisome biogenesis protein 2, protein MEKQALDSSSTASAVAPEDAWVHTYQRLQPQWQSFSLSQQSTIPVSISRVNQVDAARLDIEISAMLKEQLVKVFSLMKPGMLFQYEPELDAFLEFLIWRFSIWVDKPTPGNGLMNLRYRDERTMELRGKVRTGLEGPGLTVAQKIWYCVATVGGQYIWARLQSFSAFRRWGDSEQRSVARRAWIMIQRIEGLYKAASFSNLLIFLFTGRYRNLIERALQARLVYGSPNMNRAVSFEYMNRQLVWNEFSEMLLLLLPLLNSSSIRNFLRPFSKNKSSSSEGDETACPICQASPTIPFLALPCEHRYCYYCLRTRCAAASSFRCIRCSEPVVAMQRHFGSVSNVVPKQ, encoded by the exons ATGGAGAAACAAGCCCTAGATTCGTCGTCGACGGCATCGGCAGTAGCGCCGGAAGATGCCTGGGTTCACACCTACCAGAGATTGCAGCCTCAATGGCaatctttctctctttctcagcag TCTACAATCCCAGTATCAATATCCAGAGTTAATCAGGTTGATGCTGCAAGATTGGACATTGAAATATCTGCTATGTTGAAAGAACAGTTGGTTAAGGTCTTCTCTTTGATGAAG CCAGGAATGTTATTTCAATATGAACCTGAACTTGATGCTTTTCTTGAGTTTCTCATTTGGAGATTCTCAATTTGGGTGGATAAGCCTACTCCTGGAAATGGTCTCATGAATTTGAGATATAGAGATGAACGGACGATGGAATTGAGAGGAAAAG TCAGAACAGGTTTGGAAGGACCTGGCCTTACTGTTGCTCAGAAGATTTGGTATTGTGTTGCCACTGTTGGTGGTCAGTATATTTGGGCCCGTTTACAGTCATTCTCTGCCTTTCGTAGATGGGGTGATTCTGAGCAG AGGTCAGTGGCTCGCCGGGCATGGATTATGATTCAACGAATAGAAGGATTATATAAAGCTGCCTCATTCAGCAACCTGCTCATATTCCTTTTTACAGGAAG GTATAGAAACCTTATTGAGAGAGCTTTACAAGCAAGACTTGTCTATGGCTCCCCCAATATGAACAGAGCTGTTAGCTTTGAATACATGAATCGCCAGTTAGTGTGGAATGAATTCTCG GAGATGTTGTTGTTACTTCTTCCTCTTCTCAATTCATCATCAATTAGAAATTTTCTTCGCCCATTCTCTAAGAATAAGTCTTCAAGTTCTGAAGGAGATGAAACTGCTTGCCCCATTTGCCAGGCTAGTCCAACCATTCCATTTCTCGCTCTACCTTGTGAGCACAG GTACTGTTACTACTGCCTTCGGACGCGCTGTGCTGCAGCTTCATCATTCCGGTGTATCAGATGCAGTGAGCCGGTTGTTGCCATGCAGCGGCATTTTGGTTCAGTCAGCAACGTAGTACCCAAACAATGA
- the LOC117921527 gene encoding transcription factor bHLH68-like: MMAGNPNWWSMNNMRPPSSQQSSSAFLSPPTLFSPRYVPESSSSLPFNSLADTPDLPHSWSQLLLVGSSGEEDRFGSSDFQAKNVEWEDQILNPSQRVPAVDVKQEVVSQSSHPYNHGEEGFQTSRPPWSQIMPVSSPRSCVTNLSTNILDFSNKAGVRNQHADHSTECNSTATGGACKKARVQPSPSQPPLKVRKEKLGDRITALHQLVSPFGKTDTASVLLEAIGYIRFLQGQIEALSSPYLGNASGNMRNQQCVQGEMNCIFPKDPGQLLNDNCLKRKGSAPNQQDTQDAPKDLKSRGLCLVPVSCTQQVGSDNGADYWSPALGGGF, from the exons ATGATGGCTGGAAACCCTAACTGGTGGAGCATGAATAACATGCGACCACCCTCATCGCAGCAGTCTTCTTCTGCTTTCTTATCTCCCCCCACTCTCTTCTCTCCTAGATATGTACCTGAATCTTCTTCATCACTGCCTTTCAATTCTTTGGCTGACACCCCAGACCTTCCACACTCATGGAGCCAGCTACTTCT GGTTGGATCATCAGGTGAGGAAGATAGGTTTGGTTCAAGTGATTTTCAAGCTAAGAATGTGGAATGGGAAGACCAAATCTTGAATCCATCCCAGAGGGTTCCCGCAGTTGATGTAAAGCAAGAAGTAGTGTCTCAAAGTAGTCACCCCTATAATCATGGAGAAGAAGGCTTTCAGACATCAAGACCTCCTTGGTCCCAAATCATGCCAGTTTCCTCTCCTAGGTCGTGCGTTACAAACTTGAGCACTAACATATTAGACTTCTCTAACAAGGCTGGTGTTAGGAATCAACATGCAGATCATTCAACTGAg TGTAATAGCACGGCGACTGGTGGGGCATGTAAAAAGGCTAGGGTTCAACCCTCTCCTAGCCAACCACCACTAAAG GTGAGAAAGGAGAAGCTGGGTGATAGAATAACAGCCCTTCACCAGTTAGTTTCCCCATTTGGAAAG ACTGACACTGCTTCTGTCTTGTTAGAAGCTATTGGGTATATCAGATTCCTTCAGGGTCAAATTGAG GCCCTTAGCTCTCCGTACTTGGGCAATGCATCAGGAAACATGAGGAACCAACAGTGT GTTCAAGGCGAAATGAATTGTATATTTCCCAAAGACCCTGGTCAG CTCCTGAACGACAACTGCCTCAAAAGAAAAGGATCAGCACCTAATCAGCAG gatACACAAGATGCACCAAAGGACTTGAAGAGTAGAGGGTTGTGCCTGGTTCCGGTTTCGTGCACTCAGCAGGTTGGAAGTGACAATGGAGCCGATTATTGGTCTCCAGCTCTCGGTGGAGGGTTTTGA